ACTCATTATTATTAAAATTAATTACGCCTTCAAATAAATTATCCATGTTAAACTTCTCCTTTGAAACTGCTTTACGCCATTATAATTTTGTAATTTAAAGGCCTTCTTCCACCCTGTTTCTTCCGTTTTCTTTTGCCCTGTATAAGGCATTATCAACCCGCTTAATAAGACTGTTAATGATGTCTTGCGTATTACCCAAATTATCTTTTTCGCCATATTCTACAGCCCCGAAACTACAGGTAAGCCCGTAAATATATTTAAAGACATTTTCCTCGATTAATTTTCTTAGGCTTTCAGCCTTTGCTTTTGCGTAAGCTAAATTGGTTTCGGGCATTAATATCATAAACTCTTCTCCGCCAAATCTGACAAAAAAATCGGTTTCCCTTAAATTGGTTTTTATAAGATTAGCAAGCTCGATCAAAATATTATCTCCTATCTGATGGCCGTAATTATCGTTTATTTCTTTAAAGTGGTCTATATCGAACATAATTAGAGACAGCGGCCTATTATATCTAAACGCCAGTTTAACATACTCGTCTAAAATATTATCTAATTTTCTCCTGTTAAAAATCCCCGTAAGAGGGTCTGTTTCGGATAACTCTTGAAAGCGTAATTTCTCTTTTTCTAATTCCCTTTCCAGCAACACCTTATCGGTTATATCGAAAAATATAGCGAGAGAGACGAACCGCCCTTGATAAACAATGGTTTGGACATGAAACAATATATATTTTTCTTTGCCCTTTTTGGTAAAAGTATGAAAAGTGTATTCAAAATAAAATTGTTCTCCCTTAAGCCTTCTTTCTATATTGGCTTTGATAACAGGTCTATCTTTTTCCCCAAATAAATCCCATGTGTGCATATCGTAGAGTTCTTTTTCCGGATAACCAAAAAACTCCACGGCTGCGGGATTGGCATAAAGTATCCTCGTGTCATTAATGTAAACCCCTTCGGCCATACCGTTAACTATAGCGCTAAAAAGTTCCTCGTTCTCCTTTAACCTCTTTTCTAATTCTTTCTCTTTAGTAATGTCCAAAAGCACGCAATCTATCATATCTTTTCCGTAGCCATCTTTTTTCAAGCGGCAGGCAATATACACATCGATAATCCTGCCTTTTAAAGTCTTTCTTTTCCCTTCAAATTCATAGACCCCTTTTTTCATTATATTTTTAATAACATTGGCTCTTTCTTCCCCTTCAACATATAAATCCACAATTTTGGTATTAATTAACTCTTCTTTGCCGCTTGCTTCAAAAATTGTTACCATATAATCGTTTACATTAATAAAACGTCCTTCTTCATCTGTTGTTGCCTGATATACTCCGATAGGCAGAAATTTTACAAGGTTATTATATTCGAGATAGGAATCCAGAAGCTTTTTTTCAAGCCCCTTCCTTGCGGAGATATCCCTTGCTATGCAAACACCCATCCTTGTTTTTCCGATATCGAAAATATTATCAACCGCTTCAACCTGTATAATTTTTCCGTCCTTTGTAAGATGATTAGCTTCATAAGTTAAATATCCTTTTGAAGCCAGCTCAATAAAATAATTTTTCATTTTGTCATAATCGGCTTTCGGTATTATATTAAGTGGAGAAAGATTAAGAAACTCGCCTTTAGTATAGCCAAGCCTTTTAAGCCCTGCCTTGTTTGCATCGATAAATCGCGCGGGAAAACCCTCCTTAGAATACTCCATTAAAAAAACCGCATCCCCTACCCCGTCAAAAAGCATTCTGTATTTCTTCTCGCTCTCCTGTATTTTTAACTCCTTGCTTGAAATATTAAATATAAACAGTATTAAAATTATAAAAAATAAAAAGAAACTGGTAATAAAAATCAGGTTTAAAATCAGATGAAAATATGAGGCATCTTTAACCCGGTGTTCGAAAGCCTGTTCCATTAAAGGAGCATAATTCGGACCGGCTTTATACATATTAATGAATAAAGGTTCCATAAACGCACTTTTTGCCATAATTTTATGGTGGATAATAAGGGTAACAAGAATGGGAACTATCAAATTTTTCCAATTGTAATAAGCTTTGTTCTCAAAAGGAAGAACGGTCTTCTCTAAAAAAGGGAATTTTTCAAGATTTTTATTGAATTCTTCAAACCTTTTATTTGTGAGGCCTATTAAGGCGCTTAATTTTAAAAGAGATGATTTTAACCTTTTTTTATCGTTTTTCTGTGAAAAATACACTACATCTTGCGCGGAATCTACGGTCAGCCTTATGCTGTCCGAAAGTTTTATAACCCCCAGCTGAATATTATTATCCGCATTCATATCGTTTTCCATTTTTAAAATAACAGAATTATAAATAATTGCGGAAATAACAATATATGCGGCCAAAATAATAATGCCGAATAAAAATGTTTTCGATTTGATTAATTCGTTGATACTCATCGTAACTCCCCTTCCCCGTCAATGGGATACAAAAGCATGCCTTTTGTGGTTAGTGGGGGGGGTAGAATTAGGTTTTTCAGACTTTTCCCGTGTTTTTATAGCGATATAGGCATCTATCAACATATTCTACCGCTGCAAGGGGGCGGGTGAATCTATACTAAACACCGGATACCCTTTGCGTTTAATCTGATTCATTAAACCGCTGACCGCTTCTTTCACTGAATTAAGCAGCGAACTCTCGCGCTCAAAAGAATCGGGATTATACCGCCTGAACCCGATATATGAATTAATAAGGTAATAACTGGTTATATTATTTTTGCCGATATTACGGTATAATCCGGCGCTGGAATAATAAACATATATTCCCGCCTTTTTGTAAAAAAAATCATTGGCCATCACATGTATCCCATATTTTTTATAAGGATATTTGACGGTAAACCATGTCGGAACATTATCCGCCAACCGCCTGTTTATGAATTTGGTCGGAACGGACGAAAGATTGGAAACCGTATAGCCAAATGTTCCAGCCGCATGGCTTGTTTGAAACATCGCTAAAAATATAAATGAACAAACCGATAAACTAATTAAAATTTTTCTCATTATTTTCTTCCTCTTAAATTAGCTGCTATTAACACATTCAAAATAACCGCGCAGGTATGCTTTTTCACACAAGCATTTAAAATACTTTAAAAAATTCGATTTAGCCTGTATATTCGGGATTTTTTAAGAAACTTTTTTAGTTATAACTTATTTTAATATTGATTAGGCTATCATAACATATCGATATTATGCAAGATATATTTTTTGGGAAATATTAATTATTGACTTAAAATAAGATAATATAGTATCATTAATCATAACGCAAAACACGAAAGAGGGGCTGTAGCTCAGTTGGCAGAGCGCTTGCATGGCATGCAAGAGGTCGTCGGTTCGACCCCGATCAGCTCCACCATTAAAAGCATCGATAAATAAGCCTTCATCAGACCTTGATAATCCATTCTATGCAGTTTATATTAAGAAAGCGGGTATTAACGAATTAATCACGGCATAAATTTAAATTTGTCAAAGCATGTCTTTGACGCAAGGCGGAATACCGGAATAAAAAATTTTAACGGTGATTTAAGGTCAGATATTGATTTCCTCGCCATAGTCCGGAATATAGGCATTAAATCCGTTTTGTTTGAGCTTGTCTTTATATATTTTCATAACATTTTCGTCGCCGTGGACTAAGCATACTTTTTGAGGCTTGGTCTTTACGGCGGTTATCCATTCTATAAGTTCATTCTGGTCCGCATGAGACGAGAACCCGTTTATCGTATGAATCTGCGCATTTACTTTAAAGCTTTCGCCTAAAATATTCACTTCTTTTTCTTTTTCGACTATAAGCCTTCCCAGAGTCCCCTTAGCTTGATAGCCGACAAATATAACGGCATTTTCTTTTTTCCAGATGTTATGCTTTAAATGATGGAGAATCCTGCCGCCGTGAAGCATTCCGCTTCCGGCAATGATAATAGCCCTTCCTGATACATTATTAATTTGCTTCGATTCTTCGATATCTCTTACGATATTTAAATACGGAAAGTCGAAGGGGTCGCCTTTTTTAAAAAGCGGAATTTTATCCTCTTTAAAATAAGAAAAATTTTGAACAAATATATCGGTTACACTTAAAGCAAGCGGGGAATCCAAAAACACCTTGCATGACGGAAGAAGACCCTGTTCGTAAAATTCCCTAAGCATATAAAGTATATCCTGCGCCCTCTCCGTAGCATAGCTTGGAATCAAAACATTGCCGTTGTTTTTGAGCGTATCCGTGATTGCCGCTAAAAATTCTTCTTTAGATTCCTGAAAACTTCTGTGATTTCTGTCTCCGTAAGTTGTTTCGGTGTACACTATATTTGCTTCATCGGGATATTCAAAGTTTTTAACTATAGGTTTTTCTTTGTTTCCCAAATCACCTGAAAAGATAACCGATTTATCACCCTTCTTTATTTTTACGAAAGATGAACCCAGAATATGTCCTGCGTCGCGAATTTCTACAACAAACCCGTTTTTTAAATCGTAAGGCTTATCGTATTCTAAAACAGGATTAAAAAAATCGAACGAGTTTAAAACATCTGATTCGTCATATAAAAGTTCCGGCTTTTTTTCGTTTTTCCTTAAAGATTTTTTTAATTCGTATTTATAATTTTCAAATATTATCTTTCCGGTATCCAAAAGCAAAATCTTTGAAAGTTGATATGTCGGTTTAGTGCATAAAATTTGCCCTTTAAATCCGTTTTTTACCAAAAAAGGGATTCTGCCGCAATGGTCTATATGGGCATGGGTAAGTATTAAATAATCAATCTTTTTAGGATCGAAATCCAGTTCATAATTTTTATCCTCAAAATCCCTTTCCTGAAACAGTCCGCAATCCACCATTATATTGATGCCGTCTTTATCGCCGGTTAACAGGTGGCAGCTTCCGGTCACATTTTTTGCGGCTCCGAAGGATTTTATAATCATTTTTACTTTATAATAATGTTAATATAACACCTAAAATGCGGTTAAAACCTCAGTTTTAAACCAATCTCCGGGCCGGCAAATGTCAGACTTCCGTCAACATTGCTGACATTGACATGCACCTTATCGTAAACATAATCGGCAAATACCGCTAACGGTTTTATCGGATAATAATTAATGCCCGCATTAACATGTTCATAGTAGCCCCTTGAACCGATTGTGAACCCCTGTATCTTTCCGATAATAGACAGAAAGTCCAGTGGCGCAATTTTTAATCTTGCGCCGATTAAGGGGATCGGGGCATCGATGGTCCTTGATTCGTAATAGCCGAGGGTAGGTGCGTCAAGCTCGGCTTTAGCGGTTATCGCGTTAACGCCGATGCCTAAACCGAGAGCCACATACCTGTCCAAAGAAAAATTATGGGTAAAGAAAAGTTTATAACTGTAAAGGTCTAATGTTGAATTTACCTGCGTATTTGCCGTGTATGTTTGGCCGTTAAAATTGATTGACTGGGAAATTATTTTTGACCCGCTGTAAGTATATGGAACATAAGTAAAAGAAACCCTGTTCGTGTACAAAAACAAAAGCACGGCTTTAAACATCGGTTCGGTTTTAGAAGTTGGAAGACCTATATCGGAAGGGGTAATGTTTGTCGGTACCAAAGAACTGCCCGAGTTTCCCACTGATACATTGCCGGATAAATGCTGAAAGTATGCCCCGCCTTTCAGTTCAAGTCCGAGTATACCTGAAGCATAAGCCTTAGGCGTATTTAAGGGTATGAAAGATATTAAAATCAAGCCGGCAAAAGCGGCAAAAATAAAAATAATAGATGAGCGGAATAATTTTAGAGATTTATTATTGTTCATAATAAATACCTCCTATTTATTAAAAGTCGTTTATTTATTATATATTTATATTGCGAATATAGATTGTCTCTTTTTAACTTTTTTATTTTTTATTTTATTATTGTTAATATTTATTTTAAAACTTGTCAAGATATTTTTCTTGCTTTCAATAATGTATAAAATATAATATAATTCTTGCATATTTAACGGGTCTTTTTTGTTTCAACAAATTTACATAACGGGGGTCCATTATTTTAATGAATTTTAAATATCTGGAAAACCTTACAAAGGTGGTCGAAGGAGTACTTTCAAATTATAACATAACCTATGCATGGATAGGTATAAAAAAAGATAATTTCCTAATCCAGCCGATTCTTTCCATAGGATTCGAAAAATCTTTTCTCGATGAAATCGAGATAAGATGGGACGACTCGAAATACGGAAACGGTCCGACGGGAAGATCGGTTAAAAGCGGCAAGCCCGTTGTATTAAACGATGTAAATAACGACCCCTCCTATAAATCTTTTTTAGTTTATGCCGAAAAATACGGCTATAAATCCTCTGCGGCAATTCCCCTTAAAATGGACGATACAATTTTAGGTTCGCTCAATGTCTATTCTAAAAGAAAAAACTATTTCTCGGACAGGCTAATGAGTGAAATCACGGCTTTTAGCGAAGCGTTATCCCCGCTCATATATAATACGATAATCAAAGAACCGCATCTCAATGAAAAACTGACGGAATACATGGAAGTGCTTTACGATATAACACTCAATATAAATAAGGGGGTAATGTCCGATTTAAATATAAATTACTTAATCTTAGACGCATTATCCATTATCGAAAAACTGCTTATGGCTGACGGTTCCGAATTTATAATTTATAATAGAACGACGCATAAGCCCGAATTAAATGTTCCTTCGAAACTATGGATAAAAAATTTTAGGAAATCGTCTTCGGATGAAGTTTTTCATGGAATAACGCCTGCCCTTGATTTTTTACTCAGCAGCTCGAAACCTTACACCTATGACTATACGAAATTTCCTCCCGCCATCCCGTTTTATTTAAAAAAGGGGCTTAAAACCATAGGCGGCGCTTCTATGAAGGCATACGTGTATGACAGGCAGTATGAAGCCGTGCTAGTTCTTGCGAGAAAATATAACAAGTTGTTTAAAGAAAGCGAACTCAGCCTGCTCCGGCTCCTATCACAGCTTTTTTTCTCGAGCTATGCCGTAAACAAGTATATGTCGAATATAACCGCTCTCAGTAAAGACCTCGATATTCTTTCCCATATCGATGTTTTAACGAATACATATAACAAAGAATCCTTTATGATGCTTCTTAACGAAGAAATAAACCGCTATAAAATAGCAAAGGAAAGTTTTGTTATCGGGATAATCGACATCGATAATTTTAGCCACATAAACGATACTTACGGCTACTCGATAGGCGACATCCTGATAAAAATGGTTGCCGAATACTTAGAAGAAAGCCTTTCAAAATTTGGAATAATAGCGAGGTTAAGCGGTGATGAATTTGGCGTGATTATGCAAAACACGACTAAAAAAATTGCAAATTCTACTTTAAATAAGCTGATTTCGGATTTATCCGATAAAAAGTTTAATTTGGACAATATCTCGTTAAATTTAGGCATCACGGCAGGCATTGCAGAATTTCCGTCCGACGCGTCTCTCACGGATGAACTTCTGTCCATTGCCGATAACGCCCTTCATTTTGCCAAAGAAGAAGGAAAAAGCATGGTGGGGTATAAGGAAATTGCAAAAAATTATATAATTAAAAGCTCCAAGACCGATTTAATTTACAAAGCTATCGAACAGGACCTCTTTCTGCCCGCATTTCAACCGATAAGAAATATCGGCGATCTTGCAATTTACGGCTATGAATCCCTTGCAAGAATTAGAATGAACGGTGCGGTGTACTCGGCCTACGAATTTATTGACACGATAGAAAAGCTTAATCTTATTAACAAACTCGATTTTATTTTAATGGAAAAGGCTTTTGATATTTTTAACAGGTTTTCAATGGATAACGCAATAGAAACAAAGCTTTTTTATAATATAAATCCCGGCATGTTTAAAAACGTAAAAAATATCGACGAATTAAAGAAAACAATTAGAAAACATAATATGGAAGGAAAATTGTTCTTCGAAATTACGGAAAGAGAAACTCTCCCAAATTTAGAAGGATTTTCAAAATTTGTTAAGATTATGGACGAAGAGGGAATATTTTTTGTGCTGGACGACTTTGGAAGCGGATATTCTTCCCTTAATTATCTTAAGTATCTTCCATCGACCCCTATTATAAAAATCGACGGCTCTTTCATTAAAAACTGCCATAAGAATAAAAGGGATGCCAGCCTTGTCGAGGGAATAGCGACACTGGCAAAAAGCATAGATATCATCCCGTTAGCCGAATTTGTCGAAAACGAAGAAATACTGACCGAATTAAAACAGAGGGGCATAGAGCTTGTTCAAGGATATTACACAGGCGAGCCTTCATTCGATATCAGCCTTTAACCTTTATACCCTAAAAACGCCGCAGGGTAAAGCCGTGCACAGTATCTTCGGAATATTCGCAACAACAACAGATGCGAAACAGCTTTAACGGCCGGCTAATAATTTAGAATGAATAGATTTTTTCATTTTATAAAGCCTTTTATCGCCCTTTAGATACAAATCGTCAATTGTTTTTCCGTCTTCAAGATATGTCGCAAAACCCATCGAAGTACTAAGATTTATTATTGCATCATCTTCCAATATAAATTTCTTGTTTTTAAGCTCGTCTTTTATCTTTTTAATTATGCTCTTAGCGCCGCCTGCGTCGGTGTCCGGAAGTATCACCATAAACTCGTCTCCCCCGAATCTCGATATGACATCACAGCTTCTTAAAGATTCCTTTAAAAAATTAACAAACATTTTTAATGTTATGTCACCGATTTTATGTCCGTACTTATCGTTAATATCTTTAAAATTATCGAGGTCGAACATTAAAATTGAAAATATAGCTTTGTTCCTGCCTGCCCTTGCTATCTCTTTTTCCAAAAAACTTTCGGCAAATCTTCTATTGAAAGCCTCTGTCAGGGGATCGACGGTTGCGTAAAAATGAGCTTCTTTATATACCTTTAGCGCCATTATGTAGGATGATATGGTGTTGGCAACATCAACTACAAAGTTTACTACTTCATCCGTAAAGTAATCTTTTTCCAGATTAAAAATATGAATTAACCCCTGAACTCTTGAATTAAAAGATATGGGGACACATATATAACCGCCACTTTTTTGGGGATATATATGGTAGCGGCAGGTATAGTCCTCATTTATATCTTTTACGGTAAAAGGCTTATTTTCTCTTATTATATAACAAAGCGAAGGGTTATGGGTAACCTCTTTAGATTCGATAAAGACATCGCCGACAGGTTTTAACGAGGTTACGATATTAACCCTTTGCGAGTCAAAATCTATATTTTTTATTAATATCTGATTAGCTTTTACATTTTGTTTTAAAAAAATAAGCGCATCATGATAAATATCCTCTTCGTTTATTTCCCCTTGAATTTTTTTGATAAAATCGTTAAATTTCCTGAGCCTTTCCTGCGTACTAAGCAATTCCTCTTTTTGTTTTTTAAGTTTATTTTCATTTTCTTTTACTTCGGTTATATCCGTTAATATGCAAAACCTGCCTGAATACTTGCCGTCATCATTGTAAATAGGAGTGGTAATCCTTCTTATGTATTTAACTTTATGGTTTAACTTGCGGGATATAATAGTTTTAAGCTGTTTTGGAGCGTTTTCGGCATCGCCGTTAATTTTTTTGGGAAAGAAAGGCACCAGAGTTTTAATAGATTTATCGACTTTTATCAATTTAAATAAATCCGAAGCTTTGGAACCCCTTAATTCAATTCCTTTTTTGTCAAGTCCGTATATTTCCATAAAAGCTTCGTTATAGTCGATTATCGTGTTATTTGTATCGTAAAATATAAAGCCGTCTGGAATATTTGAAAGCACATTTTTGCAAATATCGAGCTTTTCCATTTACAACTCCATAAATTACAATAAATTGCAATTTTTCGTTTTACCAGCTAAAGAGATAAGAATTTATAAATTTTTTTTAATGGTCGGGACGACTGGATTTGAACCAGCGACCCCTTGCTCCCGAAGCAAGCTTTATGGCTTGTAAGTTAGTAAAATTATTAATAAATTTATGCCTACTTATAATTTAGTAGTAATATAGTAGTAAGACGAATTAGAAAATGTTTTGTCATGATGAATTAAACCTGCTTCGTTTTTAATTTTTATGCAAATACTATCTTACGCCTTTTTCCTGCTTAACTCTTTCGTAAAGCCAGATTTTAACCAACGCACCCCTATCTACGCCTATTTTCATTCTTATATCGTCTATTTCTTTAACTAAAGACTCTGATACGTCGATTGTAAGGCGAACTTTTTTACCTCCGCGCGTTATAACGGCCTTAGAAATGTCAATAAGGTCGGTAATGTCCTCTCCTTCGTCGAAACGGCGGTCGAATTCTTCTGCGGTTTTAGTTAAAATATTTTTCTTCATATAATTTTACCTCTTTTTTTCTTGAACGTCTTGCCGAAATAATTCTTATGGCGTTTCCCCTTATCGTAAAAATAACCGTCCATAATTTTCTGTTAAGTTTTCCTATGGTAATAAATCTATTTTCTATCGGATATGGGGCAATAATTTCAATACGGTTTTCATCTAAAAATATATTTTTTGCGGTTTCAAAATCAATGCCGTGTTTAATTTTATTTGAATTACTTTTGGACTCGTCCCATTCGAAATTCATAATATCATTTTTACATATTTTATACAAATATGCAACAATATCTGGTTATAATTATATTATATAAATATTAAAAACAAATATAAAATTTATAGCAAGTCAAATGTTGTCGTAAAATACGCAACGCCCGTCTTCAAATAACATTTCCAACGGTATTCCTATCCTCTTTTCAACTTCAGCACTCGAACAATCGAAAGAATTTTCCAATAACACCTGAACTATATGATTGGCATCTCTTTTAGAAAAGAATTTAACCAGTCTTACAGCATTAATGATATTAGCGTTCATTTTGCTTCCTGTAATTATTTTTTTAAGAGCTTCCTCATCAGCTTTATTTTTATGTGGTTTTGTCATTGGGCGTTTAAATGTTTTTGTCATCGTCCTGAAATCCCTGCCGTTTACACCGGAGAGAGAATTATTGAAAAGCTTGGCTATATTGTAATATGATACACCGTTTTTAAGCAAAAATTCTATATCTTTTCTTGGGTCAACATAAATTTTTTTAAGGAACTTTCCATATAGGAAATATATATCGTTAGACGATAATTTAAGTTTTTCATTCCTGCAAATATCGTCAAGATAATCTTTGACCGCAAAAAAATCCGAATCCTTAGAAAAATCATAAAAACCTTTTTGAGACAAGAGGGTATGTGTTAAGCTGTTATCATTGATTCCATATTTTTTCAATAATTCGCCCCATTTGTTATAATCTATTTTTCTTGCTTTAATAATTTTAACAAATTCTTTTACCCTTTCATCGGATAAATCTATACTGGAAATAAACTTTTTATACAGGCTCGGCTCTTTTCTTAAGCTCTTTTCCTTCCTCTCTCTTTTCCTTAATTCAATGATTTTTAAATCCTTGTATCCTAAACCAAGATATTCGGCAATATAACCGACCTTTAATCCAGCCTCGTATAGTTTGTCCGCAATGTATTCGTATTTAATCATTTTTGAATTCCAAAATTGGTAAAAATACAACCTATTATGTCTTTCCAAAACATTTTATCATAAATATATGAACAATAATGAAGAAAAATTATACGGTATGCATGAAGCGGCAGAATATCTTGGAATCTGCTACCGCACTATGCAAAATATCGTCTATGCAAGGGAGATCGGTTTCGTAAGAATAAGGAAATATTACAAGTTTCGCGAATCTGACCTTAAAAAATATATAGAAAAGAATTACATAAAACCGGTTAATTAAGACGTAGGAGGTAAAACTTATAATGGAAATTAAGGAGAAAAGCAATATCACAGTGTATGTTGCAGATTTTGATGAGAATTTTTTTTATTTGGTTTCTTCTGACCCTATGACTGAAAATTACGTATCAGACAATTATATTTACATTTTACCAAAAACTAAAGCTTGTTTTAAGGAATTCCCGCATCAATTTATGGAAACAACGGTATATATTGAAAAAATTACAGGACGCGAAGTTTACCTATCACAAGTTCATTGGTTATATATGAAAAATCTAATCAAAGCCGAACTCGGTCTAGAAGTGAAAATTATTAAACGCTATCCTGGCATACTTACGGTAGGAGAACTTAGAACACCAAATCAGGGAATTGATAAAGCAGCATTAAAAAAGCTATCGGAAAAATTTTCGGAAAAAATTTATATAAAACCTTTAAATACTCATCTAAATCAAAGTAAATTAATATGATAGACACGGAAAAGTTAAAAACGATTGAGGCGGAAACGGTTTTAAATGCTCTTGGACTTCCATATAAAAAAACTGGAGACAGGCTAATGGCATTGGCAGTTTACAGAGACGAAAATACTGAAAGCATTTCAATCCAAAAACGTGACGAAAAATGGCTATGGAAAGATTTCGGAACAGGAAAGGGCGGCAGTTGGATCGACCTTGTTATGTCTGCTTTGAGTTTAAACTATATTGACGCTATAAAATTTTTAAATAATATAGAAAATGCGGAAATAAATAACGACTACTATAAGAAAAACTTTTCTTTTGGCTGCCAAAAAGAAAAAGAATTTAAGCCAACTGCCTTTGAAATAACAACTATCACCGAGATAAAAAACTTCGAATTAATTGATTATCTTCACTCACGAGCCGTATATTTTATACCGGACTGGCTCAAACAGATAAATTATTCCATTATTAAAAATAATAAGACTTATCTAAATTCCGCCTTAGGCATAAAAAATTCTGCCGGAAGGTACGCATTAAGAAACGAAAAAATAAAAATGAATATCGGGAAAAGCGCATATTCTTTATTCTCCAAAGACCCCAAAAAACAGCTAATTTTTGTAGTCGAAGGAATGTTCGACGGTTTAACCGTCGCAGAAAAGATGAAAGGTAGATTGTACGACTTAATAATTTTAAATTCCGTAAAAAATCTTAACGGACTTGTTTTAAAAATCTTATCAAATTACAAAAATATAATCCTCGCACTTGATAACGACGAAGGCGGCAAAGAAGCGCAAAATAGAATTATCCGGCATATTAAAAGCGTTCCTATAAATAAACTAACCTTTAAAGCTAAAGACTTAAACGAAGCTTTAATTTTAAAAGAAAAAATAGGAGTTGCCCTATGCCAGCTATAGCGCCAATAACATTTAAACCGGAAGAAACAAAAAAGGTGTTTTGTCCTGTTCTTATGAAAGAATCGGATTGCGAACTG
The Candidatus Acidulodesulfobacterium ferriphilum genome window above contains:
- a CDS encoding DNA-binding protein — translated: MNNNEEKLYGMHEAAEYLGICYRTMQNIVYAREIGFVRIRKYYKFRESDLKKYIEKNYIKPVN